From the Oleiharenicola lentus genome, one window contains:
- a CDS encoding alpha-L-fucosidase, producing MQSPHAPLLVTALLAASLTASAASADRESTLRLPESVRQGNASYVEEVPQSDYRHASAAAHQEFRNMKYGVRIHWGLYSLLPHARESWTFLEQSDEERQKWLESHQHWNPTKFDANGWMEFFQRAGFQCFAITTKHHEGFSLWDTKTRVKQRPNFSIPGKPFIEDCDVAYSVMETPFKRDIIRELTDAGRRHGLKINLYFSHSDWYDVSFRPYGRHPIQNVSSKSVKSLEERQKRPAVLFPDPTPDEITHMMARHREQLHELLTQYGKIDMLCLDIQLGGEVWPQLRETIKLVRQWQPDVMIRNRGIGNYGDYYTPERTVPSEQATGLPWMVIYPLGRNFSWEGDAAQHKGAKWVVDNLVDSVAKGGNFMVGIGPNGAGEFHPEAIRQLEEVGAWLKVNGEAIWDTDIRRGDLWKEGEHVRFTTSRDGRHVYAILLRKPDSASFQLTSVAAKPGSKITLFGRAEPLEWRNEKGVLTLELPALDDALAHVLRIETQSQSPSE from the coding sequence ATGCAATCCCCTCACGCCCCCCTCCTCGTGACGGCCCTGCTGGCCGCCAGCCTCACCGCCTCCGCTGCCTCCGCCGACCGTGAAAGCACTCTGCGGTTACCCGAGAGCGTGCGCCAGGGAAATGCTTCCTACGTCGAAGAGGTGCCCCAGTCGGATTACCGCCACGCGTCCGCCGCGGCCCACCAGGAGTTTCGCAACATGAAATACGGCGTGCGCATCCACTGGGGCCTTTACTCCCTGCTGCCCCACGCGCGCGAATCGTGGACCTTCCTCGAGCAATCCGACGAGGAGCGGCAGAAGTGGCTCGAGTCCCACCAGCACTGGAACCCCACGAAGTTCGACGCCAACGGCTGGATGGAATTCTTCCAGCGCGCCGGCTTCCAGTGTTTCGCCATCACGACGAAACACCACGAGGGCTTCTCGCTCTGGGACACCAAGACCCGCGTGAAACAACGGCCGAATTTCAGCATCCCGGGGAAACCTTTCATAGAAGACTGCGATGTGGCCTACAGCGTGATGGAGACGCCTTTCAAGCGGGACATCATCCGCGAACTCACCGACGCCGGCCGCCGGCACGGGCTGAAGATCAACCTCTATTTCTCCCACTCCGACTGGTATGACGTCTCGTTCCGCCCCTATGGACGGCACCCGATTCAAAACGTGAGTTCCAAGAGCGTGAAATCGCTCGAGGAGCGACAAAAGCGTCCGGCCGTGCTTTTCCCTGACCCCACACCGGATGAGATCACGCACATGATGGCGCGCCACCGTGAGCAGTTGCACGAGTTGCTGACGCAGTATGGCAAGATCGACATGCTCTGCCTCGACATCCAACTCGGCGGCGAGGTCTGGCCACAGTTGCGGGAAACCATCAAGCTCGTGCGCCAGTGGCAGCCCGATGTGATGATCCGCAATCGCGGCATCGGCAACTACGGCGACTACTACACCCCTGAGCGCACCGTGCCGTCCGAGCAGGCCACCGGACTGCCTTGGATGGTCATCTACCCGCTCGGCCGCAACTTCTCGTGGGAAGGCGACGCCGCCCAACACAAAGGTGCCAAATGGGTCGTGGACAACCTGGTCGACTCCGTCGCGAAGGGCGGCAACTTCATGGTGGGCATCGGCCCCAACGGCGCCGGCGAGTTTCACCCCGAGGCCATCCGCCAGCTTGAGGAGGTCGGCGCCTGGCTGAAGGTAAACGGTGAAGCCATTTGGGACACCGACATACGCCGCGGCGACCTCTGGAAGGAGGGGGAACACGTGCGCTTCACCACCTCACGCGACGGCCGCCACGTGTATGCCATTCTCCTGCGAAAACCTGACAGCGCCAGCTTCCAGCTGACCTCGGTCGCCGCCAAACCTGGGTCGAAGATCACCTTGTTCGGCCGAGCAGAGCCGCTGGAGTGGCGAAACGAGAAAGGGGTCCTCACCCTCGAACTACCGGCGCTGGACGATGCGCTCGCCCACGTGTTGCGCATCGAAACGCAGAGTCAGAGCCCCTCCGAATAA